Proteins encoded in a region of the Deltaproteobacteria bacterium genome:
- a CDS encoding threonine/serine dehydratase — MGTKRTIIEESSKRIAPYLRETPVERSAWLSSCSDGDVFLKLENFQITGSFKARGALNKLTSLTAGERELGVVTASSGNHGAAVAYGSNALGVDAEVYVPKSASPAKIAVIKSYGAQVELFGDDCVETEARARARAEETGRIYISPYNDETVMAGQGTVGVELHRRLETVDAVFVSLGGGGLIGGMGTYLKETLGDVEIVAVSPEQSPAMHECLEAGKIIDVPCFDTLSDGTAGGVELGAITYEVCAQVVDRSLLVSEDAIAEAMRTFMEKHRMMIEGAAGVALAGFLQVAKDYKGKRVAIVVCGANISLEKLSGVIK; from the coding sequence ATGGGAACAAAACGTACAATCATCGAAGAGTCGTCGAAGCGAATAGCACCTTACTTGCGGGAGACCCCGGTAGAGCGTTCCGCTTGGTTAAGTAGCTGCAGTGATGGGGATGTGTTTCTTAAACTTGAAAATTTTCAAATCACAGGTTCGTTTAAGGCGAGGGGAGCATTAAACAAGCTAACCTCTCTCACTGCGGGTGAACGGGAATTGGGAGTCGTTACAGCGTCCAGTGGTAACCACGGAGCGGCGGTTGCCTATGGAAGTAATGCGTTGGGCGTTGATGCGGAAGTATACGTTCCCAAATCAGCTTCGCCGGCTAAGATTGCTGTGATTAAAAGCTATGGCGCTCAGGTCGAGCTATTCGGAGACGACTGCGTAGAGACTGAAGCCAGGGCGCGTGCCCGTGCTGAGGAAACAGGCCGAATTTATATCTCACCTTATAACGATGAAACTGTCATGGCGGGGCAGGGTACTGTTGGGGTTGAGTTGCATCGAAGGCTGGAAACTGTGGATGCGGTTTTTGTATCTCTTGGCGGAGGGGGGCTGATTGGTGGGATGGGCACTTACTTGAAAGAGACGCTCGGCGACGTTGAAATTGTAGCCGTCTCGCCTGAGCAATCACCCGCCATGCACGAATGTCTCGAGGCAGGGAAAATCATAGACGTGCCATGCTTTGATACACTTTCAGATGGAACAGCTGGCGGCGTAGAACTCGGGGCGATTACGTATGAAGTGTGCGCGCAGGTTGTGGATCGAAGCCTATTGGTTTCCGAAGATGCGATTGCTGAAGCGATGAGAACTTTCATGGAGAAACACCGAATGATGATCGAGGGAGCAGCCGGAGTTGCCCTTGCTGGTTTTCTCCAAGTTGCAAAAGACTACAAAGGTAAGCGGGTAGCTATTGTCGTTTGCGGCGCGAATATTAGCCTTGAGAAACTCAGTGGAGTGATCAAATGA
- a CDS encoding ornithine cyclodeaminase family protein — MSTKVLAWPEIEKKLVGLDVVGAMEAAFDAFSQGLAVIPPVGELTFEKPPGDVHIKYGYLKEGSHYVVKIASGFYNNPKLGLSSCQGMMLLFDQATGVPATILLDEGKLTDIRTGAAGAAAAKHLAPKEVQAIGVLGAGIQARMQLKYLAEVSACRKVVVWNRTEEHAVSLCEEIAKMGFNATVVGHPRDVALNANLIITTTPSREPLLSADWIQPGTHITAVGSDTADKQELDSKILSKARVVADSLAQSESRGEIYRAVEAGDIDRSSVVELGNVMGGRSQGRMAEDEITIADLTGVAVQDLAIATAVFKNV, encoded by the coding sequence ATGAGCACGAAAGTATTAGCTTGGCCAGAGATTGAAAAGAAGCTGGTCGGTCTCGACGTCGTGGGCGCAATGGAAGCTGCGTTTGATGCATTTTCTCAAGGGCTGGCAGTCATTCCTCCGGTAGGAGAACTCACGTTTGAAAAGCCACCGGGCGATGTTCATATAAAGTATGGTTACTTGAAAGAGGGCAGCCACTACGTTGTTAAGATTGCTTCGGGTTTTTACAATAATCCCAAGCTGGGACTTTCTTCTTGTCAGGGAATGATGCTTTTGTTTGACCAAGCAACAGGTGTGCCTGCAACTATTTTATTGGATGAGGGTAAACTCACCGATATTCGTACGGGTGCGGCAGGTGCTGCGGCGGCCAAGCATTTAGCTCCTAAAGAGGTTCAAGCGATTGGAGTTTTAGGAGCAGGGATTCAGGCCAGAATGCAGCTTAAGTACTTAGCAGAAGTCAGTGCGTGCCGTAAGGTCGTGGTCTGGAACCGTACCGAGGAGCATGCGGTCTCATTGTGCGAAGAGATTGCTAAGATGGGTTTTAATGCAACGGTTGTGGGTCATCCTCGCGATGTTGCCTTGAACGCTAACCTTATCATCACGACGACACCGTCCCGTGAGCCTCTCTTAAGTGCCGACTGGATTCAGCCCGGCACCCACATTACGGCGGTTGGCTCTGATACTGCGGATAAGCAGGAATTAGACTCTAAGATTCTTTCCAAGGCTCGTGTTGTTGCCGATAGTTTAGCGCAGAGTGAGTCGCGGGGTGAGATTTACCGTGCGGTGGAGGCGGGCGACATAGACAGATCTTCGGTGGTTGAGCTGGGTAATGTTATGGGTGGCCGCTCGCAGGGCCGGATGGCCGAGGACGAGATTACAATTGCCGACTTAACCGGTGTTGCTGTTCAAGATTTGGCAATAGCGACAGCTGTCTTCAAAAACGTTTAG
- a CDS encoding glutamine synthetase, whose amino-acid sequence MAVVAEYIWIDGGDPVAQVRSKTKCMVGVDIATSDDGSIDPGQFPDWGFDGSSTGQAPGDLSDCKLRAARVVMDPIRGGDSYLVLCEVLIPSTNEPHPTNQRAELVRVMDAGGRDADAWVGIEQEYTFFDGSAPLGFPSERRFPAAQGPYYCGVGADEVFGRDVVEAHMFACLDAGIALVGINAEVMPGQWEFQIGGPDCDPLLVADHLWLARWLLYRIGEDVGITATLDAKPVPGDWNGAGAHTNFSTAAMRAEGGIKHIHAACEALAKRIPEHLAVYGDGFQARLTGRHETCRFDEFKYGAGDRTASVRIPADVAEQGKGYLEDRRPCANIDPYEVGRVLLQTILNID is encoded by the coding sequence ATGGCAGTTGTTGCGGAGTATATCTGGATTGACGGCGGTGACCCCGTTGCGCAAGTTCGTTCAAAAACCAAGTGCATGGTGGGTGTAGATATTGCCACCAGTGATGATGGTTCTATTGATCCAGGTCAGTTTCCTGACTGGGGCTTCGACGGATCATCAACAGGACAAGCGCCTGGCGATTTATCTGACTGTAAGCTACGCGCTGCTCGCGTCGTAATGGATCCAATCCGCGGCGGCGACTCTTACCTCGTCCTTTGCGAAGTTCTGATTCCTTCAACCAATGAGCCTCACCCGACCAATCAGCGTGCTGAACTGGTACGCGTTATGGATGCAGGCGGCCGTGATGCCGATGCATGGGTTGGTATCGAACAAGAATATACATTCTTCGACGGTTCTGCTCCTCTCGGTTTCCCAAGTGAGCGACGCTTCCCTGCAGCACAAGGTCCATACTACTGCGGCGTTGGCGCTGATGAAGTATTCGGCCGTGATGTTGTTGAAGCACACATGTTTGCTTGCCTCGATGCAGGTATTGCACTCGTGGGTATCAACGCGGAAGTTATGCCTGGCCAGTGGGAATTCCAAATCGGTGGCCCTGACTGTGACCCACTACTCGTAGCGGATCACCTCTGGCTTGCTCGTTGGCTTCTCTATCGCATCGGTGAAGATGTTGGCATCACTGCCACTCTTGATGCGAAGCCTGTTCCTGGTGACTGGAACGGCGCTGGCGCCCACACCAACTTCTCAACTGCAGCTATGCGTGCAGAAGGCGGCATCAAGCACATTCATGCTGCTTGTGAAGCACTCGCTAAGCGTATTCCTGAGCACCTCGCTGTTTACGGTGATGGATTTCAGGCTCGCCTGACAGGACGCCATGAAACATGCCGTTTTGATGAGTTCAAGTATGGTGCCGGTGACCGTACTGCTTCTGTCCGTATTCCTGCGGACGTTGCAGAACAAGGCAAAGGTTACCTCGAAGACCGTCGTCCATGTGCAAACATCGACCCCTATGAAGTAGGTCGTGTTTTGCTTCAGACTATTCTCAACATAGACTGA
- a CDS encoding DUF1688 family protein, which yields MTEQGFEHEPEFVDFILSPRAIRECAAKIYKRAQEGATHFAINDDKLDEVANYVKDVTLENYPELDIPFHSRWGHFQAGGRDRVSVLNGALEGLDTEEQAKAKLDLVIVSVLLDAGAGPDWAYTDGQLKIGRSEGLAVASFNMFFQGAFSSDPSQPLRVDAVGLMGLSKQTLEAGFQVSDDNPLVGVE from the coding sequence ATGACTGAGCAAGGGTTTGAGCATGAACCGGAATTTGTCGACTTTATTTTGTCACCACGCGCCATTCGTGAGTGCGCTGCTAAAATTTATAAAAGGGCACAAGAAGGTGCGACTCATTTTGCGATTAACGACGATAAGCTCGATGAGGTCGCAAATTATGTGAAGGATGTTACCTTAGAAAATTACCCCGAATTGGACATCCCGTTTCATTCACGTTGGGGGCATTTTCAAGCAGGGGGCCGAGATAGAGTATCGGTGCTCAATGGTGCCCTCGAGGGGCTTGATACCGAGGAGCAAGCAAAGGCTAAGTTGGACCTCGTCATCGTTTCCGTGTTGTTGGATGCAGGAGCGGGACCCGATTGGGCGTATACCGATGGTCAGTTGAAGATTGGGCGCTCTGAGGGACTTGCCGTTGCGAGTTTTAATATGTTCTTCCAAGGAGCTTTTTCATCTGACCCCTCACAGCCGTTGCGTGTTGACGCAGTAGGGTTAATGGGTCTTTCCAAACAAACACTCGAAGCTGGTTTTCAGGTAAGCGATGACAATCCGCTTGTGGGAGTTGAAG